In Balaenoptera musculus isolate JJ_BM4_2016_0621 chromosome 19, mBalMus1.pri.v3, whole genome shotgun sequence, one genomic interval encodes:
- the NOB1 gene encoding RNA-binding protein NOB1: MAPVEHVVADAGAFLQDAALQDIGKNIYTIRDVVSEIRDKATRRRLAVLPYELRFKEPFPEYVRLVTEFSKKTGDYPSLSATDIQVLALTYQLEAEFVGVSHLKQEPEKVKVSSSIQHPETPLHISGFHLPSKPKPARGTVEHGHPVGEPEDPEFSSFVFWRNPLPNIDHELQELLIDKGEAIPSEEENEENGFEEGKDRDSDEDGGGWITPSNIKQVQQEMKQCAIPKDVRVGCVTTDFAMQNVLLQMGLHVLAVSGMLIREARSYILRCHGCFKTTSDMSRVFCAQCGNKTLKKVSVTVSDDGTLRMHFSRNPKVLNPRGLRYSLPTPKGGKYAINPHLTEDQRFPQLRLSRKARQKTDVFAPDYIAGVSPFAENDISSRSATLQVRDSTLGAGRRRLNPNASRKKFVKKR, encoded by the exons ATGGCGCCGGTGGAGCACGTTGTAGCCGATGCAGGGGCTTTCCTGCAGGACGCGGCTCTGCAG GACATCGGGAAGAACATCTACACCATTCGGGATGTGGTCAGCGAGATTCGGGATAAGGCCACGCGCAGGCGGCTCGCAGTCCTGCCCTACGAGCTGCGTTTCAAGGAGCCCTTCCCGGAATACGTGCGGCTGG TGACTGAGTTTTCAAAGAAAACTGGAGACTATCCCAGCCTCTCTGCCACAGATATCCAAGTACTGGCACTTACCTACCAGCTGGAAGCAGAGTTTGTTGGGGTGTCTCACCTAAAACAAGAACCAGAAAAG gttaaagTGAGTTCATCGATTCAGCACCCAGAAACTCCTCTACACATTTCTGGTTTCCATCTGCCCTCAAAG CCTAAACCCGCACGAGGAACAGTAGAACATGGACACCCAGTCGGTGAGCCTGAGGACCcagaattcagttcctttgtGTTCTGGAGAAATCCTTTGCCTAATATTGATCATGAACTGCAGGAGCTGCTG ATTGACAAAGGTGAGGCTATTCCAAGTGAGGAAGAGAACGAAGAGAATGGATTTGAAGAAGGGAAGGACCGAGACAGTGATGAGGACGGGGGTGGGTGGATAACCCCCAGCAACATCAAGCAGGTCCAGCAGGAGATGAAGCAGTGTGCCATCCCGAAGGATGTGCGGGTCGGCTGTGTGACTACAGACTTCGCCATGCAG AATGTCCTGCTCCAGATGGGGCTGCACGTGCTGGCTGTGAGCGGCATGCTGATCCGCGAGGCCCGGAGCTACATCCTGCGCTGCCATGGCTGTTTCAA GACAACATCTGACATGAGCAGAGTGTTCTGTGCACAGTGTGGAAACAAGACACTGAAGAAGGTGTCTGTGACCGTCAGTGACGATGGAACCCTGCGCATGCACTTTTCCCGCAACCCTAAGGTGCTGAATCCTCGGGGCCTCCGG TAttcactccccactcccaaaGGGGGCAAGTACGCCATCAACCCCCACCTGACCGAGGACCAGCGCTTCCCTCAGCTGCGGCTCTCCCGAAAGGCCAGGCAGAAAACTGATGTGTTTGCCCCTGACTACATAGCTGGGGTGTCTCCCTTTGCAGAGAATGACATCTCCAGCCGGTCAGCTACCTTGCAGGTCCGAGACAGCACCTTGGGAGCCGGCAGGAGACGGTTAAATCCCAATGCTTCCAGAAAGAAGTTTGTGAAGAAAAGGTGA